CTCTGCAGGTGATGAGATTTGGGTCGCTCGATATCTTCTGGAGAGGATCACCGAGATTGCAGGAGCTGTTTTGTCTTTGGATCCTAAACCAGTGAAGGGTGATTGGAATGGTGCTGGTGCTCACACGAACTACAGCACGAAATCGATGAGGGAAGACGGTGGATATGAAGTGATTAAGAACGCGATTTCGAACTTGGAGAAGAAGCACAAAGAGCATATTTGTGCTTATGGAGAAGGCAATGAGCGACGTTTGACTGGAAAACATGAAACTGCTGACATCAACACGTTCAAATGGGGCGTTGCGAATCGCGGTGCTTCTGTTAGGGTAGGAAGGGACACTGAGAAAGCAGGGAAGGGTTACTTTGAGGACAGAAGGCCTGCTTCTAACATGGATCCGTATATTGTTACTTCCATGATTGCAGAGACAACCATTCTCTGGAAACCATGAAAAGCTTTGGATTTGGAGTAATCATCATCATATTTGGATCTAGTTGTTTCTTCTTAATTATTATGGTATTGTTAGTACTAAGATGTGGATTTTTGTTTTTTAtcagtttgtttgtttgtttgtttagaaTTTGTGTGTGAAGTCTTGTTTTGATTCGCATGATGTTTAAGGAAGGCCTTGTTTGCTTGTGGTTTTGACTAGTTTGAATGAGTGATTTGGTATATTATGTTGGTACTTGTTATGTTAAGTTTATATGAATTAAGCTTCTCATAAATTTGTGTTCTAAGTATTTGTTGTGGTAAGGCATACATCTGAAATCATGTGCAATTCTTAGAAATGGTTGCTTTAAAATTTTGACAACATAAGGATAGTGATAttatgtattttaaaatttaaactaaACTTCACCCCTCTTCCATCTTCCATTTTGAATACAAACAAAAACGATACAAACAAGAACGATTGACTCGGTTAGTAGGAAATTGATTCCCACATCAAGAGGTTGTGGATTCAACTTCTGCTAGTAAAATTATCTTTAGTGTAAAACAACTTGGAAACTCacctaaattttttataaatatataaataattttttatttattaaaaaattaattaactgtattttttagatttaatattctttttttcttGTGCCTTAACCTtggaattattatttttaacatatgaaaataaaaaataaaataaataaaatagaaaaacaatgaATTAAAGATTTTAGGGTGGTATCCCTTTTTTTTCCTTCTAAAGTATGGGACTTTGAtccttaatattttattttttttaagaaatgacACGGTAAAATTTTGATTTAGAGataattttttagaaaattgagtttttacgCTAGATCACGTAAAGGTCAGAAACGCAGGAACACAAGGGTCAGAATGCGATAATACAATTTATATGACTCTAATattgattaaaatcaaaagaGATTCTCagacaacggcgccaatttgaatGAAAAATGTGTAGTAATTGGGGACAGGAGAATTTTTGAAGATGCATATCCGTATTCACCTGAAAAATTTCGATGATACAtctttgaattaattttttacaAAACAAGATGACTGTTTGATTTACGAAGGATGAGGTGATTTAAAGTGCGTCCAAAGATACATCTCAAAAGATATTTCGAtggcaattttttattttcaagatATGAGAGAAAGTACTAGGGTGAAAAGAGAAATTGTCAAAAGTTTTCACTATGTAATCCATAACTCAGGCCCAAAAAAGGATAAGGGCCTAATCCATTTTTCTTTATAAatgtttggttttattttatCACCCAAAAAAACTACAAAACTATTCCTATGAAAATGACTTTGGTATGAATAGATCCTTAGTCATGATAATCTTCAAGCGAATACAAGTCAAAAGAATACATATTTCTTAACTATAACAAACTAATTCTCCTAGAAAGGCTCCACATGAGGGTCCCAAATCTCATGTTCAAATTAAATAACCCTATTAAATTCCAACAACACCATTCAACCATCTATACTAGCAGCCAAGTAAACCGCATCTCAACAAAATCACATATATCCCTCCCTTTTAACACATGACGTGTTCAACAAAAACATAGTACTCTCATACCTAACCTCCTTTCCATAACCTTAATGCGTGGAACATAATTTTCCCACACATTCATTCATGGCTTCCATGCTCTCTTTTCTAAACTCTCTTTCTCACAGAAAGAAACCTAGCAACAACACTATTAAAGATGATCACATCAATGATGATGACTTAGCCATTGTAAAAGCAGCTGCATGGGCATGGTATCAACACGGTTCCGGATCATGCCATGAAGGAGAGGCTATTTCGAGTGAGTTTTTCGTAAGAAGGAATCGTCGCGAACCGAGGCCTTCTCGTTACAAGTTAGAGATAGAAGCAAAAAGATCAATggaaaaggaaataaaagaatgttCAAGCTCACCGATTCATCACAAGAAGGAGGAGTCTCTACTTGATGAATATGAAGTTCAGAGCATTTCAAGGCATTTGAACAAGCTTATAGTGTCTAATAATAATCAAAACCGCAAGAAACTTGTGAGTAGCACCGACAATATTGCTATTACAAGTGTAGATGATGATGTTGTTagaaagaataagaagaagattaTAAGAAAAGGGTTTTTCTTTAAGCATGGTGTTGTATGTGGAAGAGAAGGAGATGTGGTTGATTCAAGTAGTGTTGTTTCAAGAGATCATCGTCCATTAACAAAGAGAGTACCTTCAGTTAATGGttttaaataaatgtttttgATCGTAACAATTATATATTGCCAATACTGCAAAGAAATTCTCATATTTTTTTATGTTAGAGttaatttcttccatttttaGCTTGTTATTAGGTTAGTTAGGATTTTAGgcttttttctttattcttttctaGGAttgttattgtattttttttttctaagttCATGATTTTTAGCCTTAAATATTGAGAACAAGTGCTATTTGTTATTTTGATTTGGATTAGGATCTACCAAATGAAGGTATAATGCAGTAATCTCTGTGATGATATCTATAACATTCTCTCATCTCTTGCATGGTATA
This genomic window from Vicia villosa cultivar HV-30 ecotype Madison, WI unplaced genomic scaffold, Vvil1.0 ctg.003093F_1_1, whole genome shotgun sequence contains:
- the LOC131640400 gene encoding uncharacterized protein LOC131640400; its protein translation is MASMLSFLNSLSHRKKPSNNTIKDDHINDDDLAIVKAAAWAWYQHGSGSCHEGEAISSEFFVRRNRREPRPSRYKLEIEAKRSMEKEIKECSSSPIHHKKEESLLDEYEVQSISRHLNKLIVSNNNQNRKKLVSSTDNIAITSVDDDVVRKNKKKIIRKGFFFKHGVVCGREGDVVDSSSVVSRDHRPLTKRVPSVNGFK